cagcCTGCTTCTTCATTAGCTGTCGCTAatgctatcatttctgactccatcatagattgggctaaaatagtctgcttcttggacttccaagagataACTCTGCTAACTATATTAAAGACATAGCCACTCGTtgcctttgaatcatccgaaaGAGAGTTCCAATCATCATCGTTGAACCCTTCTAGGACAAcgggaaacttttgataatgtaatcctaggttttggaTTTTCTTTAAGTATTTCATGACCCTTTCTATAacattccaatgctctttactaggtctgcttgtaaacctgTAAAGTAGTCCTATAGCAAAAGCTATGTCAGGCCTAATGCAGTCGGCAGCGTATCTAAGACTGTttatgatgctcgcatactcggattgattaacactgtcaccagtgttcttgaacaacttgacactagggtcataaggagtacaggttggtttacactcaaagtaattatatttctttagaatcttttctatataatgagattgatctaaagaaattcctttttcagacctatttacttttatgcctaagaatacactagcttctcctaagtctttcatatcGAAGTTCgcactcaatattgattttacatcatttatgaaGTGCAAGTTCGAtccaaagatcaataaatcatctacatatagacacaagatagtgAGAGGTTATTTCAAACTTAtggtagatgcatttgtcactttcattgaccttgaaacctttagataggataaggttgtcaaatttttcatgtcattgcttaggagcttgttttagtccatagagagatttgtctaatttatacaccttattttcttgaccatggacaaCAAAACCCTCAGGTTGTTCCGTGTAAATCTCTTGTTCAAGTTCACCGTTTAGGAAAGtggtttttacatccatctgatgtactactAGGTTATAAAGGGCAGCGAGAGAGAATAGGACACAAATAAAtgtaattctagtgacaggggagaaggtgtcaaagaaatctacgtTTTCTCTCTATATAAAGCCTTTCGCTACTAACCTGGCTTTAAATTTGTTGACGGTcccatcaggtctaagtttcctccttaaaatctatttgcaccctattgccttATATTCtgggggtagatctactaagtgccaagtcctatttgactcaagtgagtccatctcatcatttatggcttcttgccataggttggcatctacCGAGGACAGGGCAACTCTTAGATCTTTAGggtcttcttctacattgtagGTCAGGAAGTCATTTCCAAAATATTTGGCAAttctagctcttttgcttcttctaggttctagGTCAGTTTCCTCTCTAGGGTTAGGATTTCTATCTAGGATTATACCACTTGAACCAGAACCCCtactattccttgatttaaaaggaaaccTATCTTTAAAGAAGTcggcatcatttgactcaatgatcacttggttcactagatcatagaacTTGTAGGAattactatttaaggcataacctataaagacacactcgTAAGATCTACTagccaactttctcctttttgggtcaggaatccttacaaaggctagacaacctcatgttctaaagtaggacaagtttggtttcttattcttgagaatttcgtaaggtgaagttttatttttagatttcgggattctatttaggacataacacacggtaagaatgatttcaccccaccaataagatGTGACTCctaaactaagtaaaatagcaactactagctcaactaaagttctatttttcctttcagcTTTTCCGTTCATTTTAGAAGAATAAGGCGTGATCTTTttgtgtattattccatgtgagttaaagaattcattaaaaCTGTCCGAGTCATATTTGGTTCCCTTATCACTACaaagtcttttaacttttctattaaattgattctctATTTCAGAAACAAGAAGTTTGAAGGCATAAAAaacatcacttttttttttcagcaggtatacaaaagtaaaatcagagcagtcgtcaataaaagtaatgaaatatcttttactgttcctaatcaatatgccatcaaattcacaggcatcagaatgaatcaaatctagaggctcGGAATTCCTAAGTACATATTTAtgcggagttttagtaattttagcctgactacaatactcgcatttatcaaaatcatttgtggataacttaggtatcatttccagcctaattttgttactaattaaattcttattcacatgacagagtctagcatgccaaatattcatagaacacaacatatacacagaagatttcattttattaaggtctagatttaatttaaacattctCTCAGTTGTATACCCTTTCCCtgcaaatacattatttttggtaagggtatataggtctgcccctatagtttgagtaaacccgGCTTTCTTGAGGAGATAACCCGAAACCAAATTCTTTTGAATCTCTAGAGTGTGCAGAACGTCCTTCAACGTGAGAGTCTTCCCAGAGGTAAACTTCAGTTACACCTTACCGGTTCCAACAACTTTCTTGGAGTGGTGATCTCCCaacagaatattcttatccttagtttcagtataagttttaaatagactaaggtcATGACAGACATGGCACGTCGCGCCAatgtctatccaccacccttcacaaccaccgatcacatttacttctatGATCATGGCGACTAACGGTTCTTCTGTCAGGTTCACCTGACCAACAGGACGACGCCTATTCCTATAGTTCCTAGCCATGTATGTGCCCaagtttattacaattaaagcagAGGAACTGTACCGTTTCTTCTGAAGGGGGCTTCTGttttttctgttggttctgGTTGCTGGAGCCACGGTTTTGACCTTTCCTCTTTGTTCCTTTAGGTTTTTGGTCATGTTTTACCACGACAGAGGCGGGTTTCCTAGGTACTGTGTTCACATCCTCCCTCTGGTCCTGCTTCCGAGCTTCCTCCTTGATCCTTAGCCGGGTtataagactctccaaggagaactccttggtcttatgcctcaaagtgttcttaaagtccttccacAAGGGGgacagtttatcaataataacaaaaaCTTGGAATTATTCGTCTAGAGGCATATCTTTAGTAATTATCTCGTGGGCTATCTTCTGAAGTTCATGAGATTGGGCCTCCACGGATTTGTCATCTTtcatctggaacttgagataacgGCTAACCGCATATTTCTTCAACCCAGCCTCCTCGGGGTCATACTTTTTTTGCAGGGCATCCCAGACCTCCTTCATTGTCTTCATTGTACTATAGTAGTCATACAAATCATCAGTCAaatcatttaaaatgaaattcttacatagaaagtctttctcctcccagttagcagcttcttttatctgttgttcAGTTGGTTTTTCTAAGGGGACGACCGGCTTAGCGCTGGTACAAGCTTCGACAACTTTCTTGACGGTGAGGAAGAACAgcatcttttgcttccaccaCTTGAAGTTCACTCATTCGAAGCGGAATGGATGGTTGAGGTCAGATATCTCATTATTACTACCGAGGGCCATTGATAATGTTGAaacgtcttaaaattgttggaaatagCAGGGCCCTCAAAACGACGAACTGTAAACCGTCAAGGCAAAGCGGTCAAGCGAagagcaaaacctgcaaaacagaaactcgttataggctgagtcgtggagctcgctctctttaagacgtttcgtggctctgcccaagtgtgcaaacAGGTCTAAAAATTGCCACGTCgtcccaggataaaacaaccaaattAAAACCGATTGGAAATGTACCGTTATCGATCGGAACGTACACCCTTTTTAAACTCACTGCTCGGAAAGCTAAGATGGAGAAGGAGAGGAAATTGAAGTGggaatttagaaaatgaattttgtgtctcacgaactgctgaaggccttaccttttataggccttcaacATCGAAATGGACCGtcttaaaattaatcaacggaccgttttaaaaattaatcaacagaccatttttaaaaataatcaatggaccgttttaaatataaatttgcacccaacaactttataattttgtttatcCTTATGCTAATTTCTCTGTTTTAAATTCTATCCAAATTGAAATCACTGATACAAGACGTTCATTCGCTTCTATTAAGGATTTAAATCCTTCGAGTATAATTCTTATTAAACAAAAGGAAGTTTGAAGGTATAAACCATAAGGGGGTGGTTTTTGCTATTTGAAACAAATGTGGGACATGTTTGCAGAGCTATACTTTGACGATcttgttaattataaataattacagTGTTGTTTTAAATTAGTTGTTATAagttaaatattattatattttaatatatcttGGGGGAAATTTAGGGAATTAGAGCAAAACATCTGACCCAGAGGAAGGCCACGTAAATCCATGCACATCACTGCTCAGTGTTCACGGATCGAACTTTAAAACGGCGTCGTTTCCATTTCCCTCCTCGATTTATTGTTCCCAATCCTCTACAGTAACGTGTTAGCTTAAATTGGGGGGGGAAATGGCCAGCCGGATCGGCCTCAATTTCCACCGGCGGCTTTCGATTCCTTCAGGCGCTCCTTCCGCCGTCTTGTCCGCGAACAGTGCGGCGAATAGCCTTAAACGGTGGAGCCCCGGAGGAAAACCACGGCGGCGTTTGATTTTAGGCCTCGGAATATCTTTCTGGGCTCAGTTCATGAATATGTCCGGTTCACCGGTCGGCGCCAAATCCTTCGTTGCCTCTGCGAGACAGAAAAATGCTGTCGAAGAGGTAATATTTtaacttcattttcaattttcttgtaTGTATGAGGAGAATTCCGCAATTCGTTTTTTCAGTAAATTGAAAATGCTAATTCGAGGATGTACCAATTTCCATTTCCAATGGAATGACTAGAGAGTAACCAGAGTTTTCGTTTAGTTCGAATTTCCAACAGGAAATCCACATTACATTTTGTGGGTTTCTTAAATTTGAGTTATCAGGTGAATTTTTCTTCTGAGTTTCTTGATTCCGTGACTTTTGCTCAATTTTCGtttcaaatttctttcaattctctctctctctgaagATTTTGAAGAACGTTGAGTGGCCAGAGCAATTTCCATTCAGGGAGGAGGACTTTCAGCGATTTGACGAGTAAGAACTCTGAACTTGAGCAATCTTCATTCTTTTCACTCGCTCTGGATTTTGATTCTCATGAGACCTTGATGAATGCATATGAACGAACCACAACCATTTTTCAGAACACCAGATTCGTATTTCTATGAATCCCCACGCTTTGTCACCCACATTGATGATCCAGCCATTGCTGCACTCACCAAATTCTACTCTGAGGTTTTTCCTCCAAACAATACACCTGGAGTTAGCATGTTGGATATGTGCAGTAGTTGGGTAAGCCCCATTTCTTGAGCTGGAAGTTTCTCAATTCTCTTTTGTTATCTTCATGAATTATGTAAAGAGGGAAGTTAATCATATCCCTACAAACTTGTGTCCGAAATGTATTCTAActattgttttcaaaataagtttttcaaATTCTTTGTTAGCGTCGAGGAACCTTTTTTTcgaatttttttattcttgtgCTCTCGCTCCCTACTTTCCCTCTTGCTCTCGCTCCTCAATTTTTCCattcgctctctctctctctctctaattgCCTATCACAACAAGAGTTGTGTTGGAAGTTGCCATTGGAGAAAGAGCAAGAGCGAAGGCGAAAAGTAGGACCGAGAGTGATAAGGAATATAGTAAGCCAGAGCAACAAGAGACAACATGGAACAAGAGTTGCAAAAACTCGTCATGAGAAGTCAAGTCAAATTTCGGAGGCATTTTTTAGGtcaatttgtaaaaatattcaATGATCTCCCCCTTGTGGGCTTTGAATGTAGGTCAGTCATTTTCCAGCCGGATACAAGCAAGAAAGAGTTGTTGGGATGGGAATGAATGAAGAAGAGCTCAAACGCAATCCGGTTTTTTTCACTCTTCCTTCATATTCATTCTGATAAACAATCGGCGTTTAAACTGCCACAGGATTTATGCTTCCTGTCATTTTTCTTCCTTCAGGTTTTGACAGAGTACATTGTGCAAGACTTGAATGTGAATCCTAAACTCCCATTTGAAGATGATTCCTTTGATGTGATCACCAACGTAGTATGTTCTACCTCCGAACTAGAACTATTCATGAATCTTTTTCCAACAATTTTCTAGTTGGCATAGAAGAGGACACCAAAACCAGAATGTAACTCGTCTTGCAGGTCAGCGTCGATTACTTAACAAAGCCTCTAAGCGTTTTCAAGGAAATGAGCCGAGTTCTTAAACCTGGTGGCCTTGCCATTATGAGGTGATATTACATAGAAGCCTAAAATCTGTATTGTCTCCCAATCTCGATGACTTCTCACTTCGTTGATTACTTTGTTAACCAGCTTTTCGAACCGCTGTTTTTTCACGAAAGCAATCTCTATATGGACTTCAACTGGAGACGCTGATCATATTATGATTGTCGGGTCGTATTTCCATTACGCGGGTGGATTTGGACCTCCTCAGGTATAGGAAACCCTTTGAGATATTTGAACCTCTTCAGCTAACTGTTGTCCCATGCTTGAAATTATTTTCTGCAACTTCTCATTTAGGCAGTGGATATATCTCCCAACCCTGGACGGTCAGATCCCATGTATATCGTGTACTCGAGAAAGTTATCGCAGCTTGAAAGTACACCGGGAAGTTGAGCCTGCTGAACTGAAACTAATTTGTGCTGCAGTCTAAACTAAACTGGCTAATTTGGGAGAAGAAGCCTGCCATGGTTGGAGTGATCAATAAAGAATCTGCAGTATGAACTACATATTATTACTTGTAAACTAAGCTTCAAACAAAAATCTAAGATATGTGAGATGTA
This DNA window, taken from Benincasa hispida cultivar B227 chromosome 6, ASM972705v1, whole genome shotgun sequence, encodes the following:
- the LOC120079984 gene encoding uncharacterized protein LOC120079984, with product MASRIGLNFHRRLSIPSGAPSAVLSANSAANSLKRWSPGGKPRRRLILGLGISFWAQFMNMSGSPVGAKSFVASARQKNAVEEILKNVEWPEQFPFREEDFQRFDETPDSYFYESPRFVTHIDDPAIAALTKFYSEVFPPNNTPGVSMLDMCSSWVSHFPAGYKQERVVGMGMNEEELKRNPVLTEYIVQDLNVNPKLPFEDDSFDVITNVVSVDYLTKPLSVFKEMSRVLKPGGLAIMSFSNRCFFTKAISIWTSTGDADHIMIVGSYFHYAGGFGPPQAVDISPNPGRSDPMYIVYSRKLSQLESTPGS